One window of Trichoderma breve strain T069 chromosome 3, whole genome shotgun sequence genomic DNA carries:
- a CDS encoding sortilin, neurotensin receptor 3, domain-containing protein, which yields MKCLRVLALFLGAAIPAQAAFTWKNVKIGGGGGFVPGIIFHPKTKGVAYARTDIGGLYRLNSDDSWTPITDGIANDAGWHNWGIDAVALDPQNDQKIYAAVGMYTNSWDPNNGAIIRSSDRGATWSFSNLTFKVGGNMPGRGAGERLAVDPANSNIIYFGARSGNGLWKSTDGGVTFSKVTSFTATGTYAADPTDPNGYNNDKQGLMWVTFDSTSSTSGGATSRIFVGTADNITASVYVSTNAGSTWTAVPGQPGTYFPHKAKLQPTEKALYLTYSDGTGPYDGTLGSVWRYDITAGTWKDITPVSGSDLYFGFGGLGVDIQKPGTLVVASLNSWWPDAQLFRSTDSGTTWSPIWQWASYPSMTYYYGISTPKAPWIKNDFIDITSESPSDGLIKRLGWMIESLEIDPTDSNHWLYGTGMTILGGHDLASWDTKHNVTIQSLADGIEEFAIQGLASAPGGSELLVALGDENGYTFTSPNSLGTSPQNVWNTPTWATSTSVDFAGNSVKNVVRVGNTAGTQQVATSSDGGVTWSIDYGADTSMNGGTVAYSANADTILWSTGSSGVKRSQYQGSFTTVSSLPATAVIASDKKTNTLFYAGYSSTFYVSKDTGSTFTAGPKLGSATSIRDIIAHPTTAGTVYVSTDVGIFRSTDSGTTFTLISTALTNVYQIALGVGSGSNWNLYALGTGSAGARLYASGDNGATWTDIQGSTQGFGAIDGVKLAGSASTAGQVYVGTNGRGVFYAQGTISGGNGGSSSSSSASSRSSTSTSSRTTFSSSTISTTRTSVVTSTTRTSSSASPSGTGLAQHYAQCGGTGWTGPTQCVSPWTCQKQNDFYYQCV from the exons ATGAAGTGCCTTCGAGTActcgctctcttccttggggCGGCTATTCCCGCTCAGGCCGCATTTACATGGAAAAATGTCAAaatcggcggcggcggtggcttTGTTCCTGGCATAATCTTCCATCCCAAGACCAAGGGTGTGGCCTATGCCCGAACAGACATTGGTGGTCTTTACCGCTTGAACTCTGATGACTCCTGGACTCCAATCACAGATGGCATTGCTAATGATGCCGGCTGGCACAACTGGGGCATCGACGCCGTTGCTCTGGATCCGCAGAATGATCAGAAGATATATGCTGCAGTTGGCATGTATACCAATAGCTG GGACCCCAACAATGGAGCTATTATACGCTCTTCAGACCGTGGCGCCACATGGTCTTTCAGCAACTTGACATTCAAAGTTGGAGGCAACATGCCAGGGCGTGGTGCAGGAGAGCGGCTGGCCGTAGACCCAGCCAATTCCAACATCATTTATTTTGGAGCTCGATCTGGAAACGGTCTTTGGAAGTCTACTGATGGCGGCGTTACCTTTTCAAAGGTTACATCCTTTACGGCAACGGGTACATACGCGGCAGACCCGACTGATCCCAACGGTTACAATAACGACAAACAGGGCCTTATGTGGGTAACTTTTGACTCAACAAGCAGCACCAGCGGGGGTGCGACTTCTCGCATCTTTGTTGGCACAGCTGATAATATCACTGCGTCGGTTTACGTGAGCACCAATGCCGGTTCCACGTGGACAGCAGTTCCCGGACAGCCAGGAACATATTTTCCTCACAAAGCCAAACTTCAGCCTACGGAAAAGGCTTTGTACTTGACGTACTCCGATGGTACAGGACCATATGATGGCACGCTCGGGTCAGTCTGGAGGTACGACATCACCGCTGGCACCTGGAAAGACATTACCCCAGTCAGCGGATCGGATCTCTATTTCGGGTTTGGTGGTCTCGGCGTCGATATCCAAAAGCCAGGCACTCTTGTTGTCGCTTCACTAAACTCCTGGTGGCCGGATGCCCAACTATTCCGTTCTACAGACTCAGGAACAACATGGAGTCCTATTTGGCAGTGGGCTAGCTATCCTTCAATGACTTATTATTATGGCATCTCG ACTCCAAAAGCCCCATGGATTAAGAATGATTTCATTGATATAACTAGCGAATCGCCGTCCGATGGACTCATCAAGCGCCTTGGCTGGATGATTGAGTCGCTTGAGATTGACCCGACGGATAGTAACCACTGGCTCTACGGCACCGGTATGACCATACTCGGCGGTCACGATTTGGCCAGTTGGGACACGAAACACAATGTGACAATCCAGTCGCTTGCGGATGGCATTGAAGAATTCGCTATCCAGGGTCTAGCATCTGCACCTGGTGGCAGCGAGCTCTTGGTGGCGCTTGGAGACGAGAATGGTTACACATTTACAAGTCCTAATAGCCTTGGTACTTCGCCGCAAAACGTCTGGAATACGCCAACTTGGGCGACTTCGACAAGCGTTGACTTCGCGGGCAACTCAGTCAAGAATGTTGTCCGCGTTGGCAACACTGCCGGCACGCAGCAAGTTGCAACTTCATCGGATGGCGGCGTGACATGGAGCATTGACTACGGTGCTGACACTTCTATGAACGGCGGCACTGTCGCTTATTCTGCCAACGCAGATACGATTCTCTGGTCAACGGGCTCCTCTGGCGTGAAGCGCTCGCAGTACCAGGGCAGCTTTACTACGGTCTCCAGCTTGCCCGCTACTGCTGTCATCGCGTCGGATAAGAAGACCAACACTCTCTTTTATGCCGGATACTCATCCACTTTCTATGTTAGCAAAGACACTGGCAGCACCTTTACAGCTGGGCCGAAATTGGGCAGTGCCACTTCTATTCGGGATATTATTGCTCACCCGACAACCGCGGGCACTGTCTATGTCTCAACTGATGTGGGCATCTTCCGTTCAACCGACTCGGGCACGACCTTTACCCTCATCTCTACGGCCTTAACAAACGTTTACCAGATTGCCCTCGGCGTTGGCTCTGGCTCAAACTGGAACTTATACGCCCTCGGCACAGGCTCAGCTGGTGCCCGTCTTTATGCAAGCGGAGATAACGGCGCAACCTGGACTGATATCCAAGGCAGTACTCAGGGTTTCGGTGCTATCGACGGCGTCAAACTCGCTGGTAGCGCCAGCACAGCTGGACAAGTTTACGTAGGCACCAATGGTCGAGGTGTCTTTTATGCTCAGGGAACAATTAGCGGTGGTAacggcggcagctcctcttcatccagcgCCTCAAGCAGGTCCAGCACCTCCACCTCAAGCCGTACCacattctcctcttcaaccaTCTCGACTACTCGGACCTCTGTTGTGACTTCAACAACTCGCACTAGCTCATCGGCCAGCCCTTCAGGCACAGGCCTTGCCCAGCACTACGCTCAGTGTGGAGGTACCGGCTGGACTGGCCCGACGCAGTGTGTTTCGCCATGGACGTGTCAGAAGCAGAACGACT TCTATTACCAATGTGTTTAA
- a CDS encoding carbon-nitrogen hydrolase domain-containing protein, whose protein sequence is MDTATKVEKTIRVGAVQAEPVWHDLDGCVDKTIQLIKQAAADGVQVLGFPEVWIPGYPWQMWCAPPIIQATWVPQYQANSMTRDSPQMKRIQATVKEAGMFVVLGYSEREGATIYIAQAFISPEGEIVHNRRKIKPTHAERTIWGEGQDESLKTVVDSPFGKIGGLNCWEHLQPLLRYYEYTQGVQIHISSWPSIFSMPDPEKISWLYHETGEANNRISQNMAIEGATFVLCSSQILTEKGLEKNSILAGNPVTQPGGGFSQIFGPDGKPLCEPIGAGEEGILQADISLGDITKAKIFLDVAGHYARPDMLSLLVNPPVAKHVTIMEK, encoded by the exons ATGGACACAGCCACCAAAGTTGAGAAAACCATCAGAGTCGGAGCTGTTCAGGCCGAGCCTGTCTGGCATGACCTTGACGGATGTGTGGACAAGACCATACAACtcatcaagcaagcagcgGCGGATGGCGTTCAAGTTCTTGGATTTCCTGAAGTCTGGATCCCCGGCTACCCATG GCAGATGTGGTGCGCTCCACCAATTATCCAGGCGACTTGGGTTCCTCAGTATCAGGCAAACTCCATGACAAGGGACTCCCCCCAAATGAAACGCATTCAGGCCACCGTTAAAGAAGCCGGCATGTTTGTTGTACTGGGCTACAGTGAGCGCGAGGGAGCCACCATCTACATTGCCCAAGCCTTCATCTCACCCGAAGGCGAAATCGTCCACAATCGCCGCAAAATCAAGCCTACTCATGCGGAACGTACAATCTGGGGAGAAGGCCAGGATGAATCCCTGAAAACCGTGGTAGACTCGCCGTTCGGTAAGATTGGTGGCCTCAATTGCTGGGAGCATCTGCAACCCTTGCTGCGttactacgagtacacgcaAGGTGTGCAGATTCATATCTCGAGCTGGCCGTCCATCTTCAGCATGCCCGATCCTGAAAAGATCTCCTGGCTCTACCATGAGACTGGCGAGGCGAATAACCGCATCAGCCAGAACATGGCGATAGAAGGCGCAACTTTTGTCTTATGCTCCTCGCAGATTCTTACAGAGAAGGGTCTGGAGAAGAACAGCATACTAGCCGGTAATCCGGTCACTCAG CCTGGCGGTGGCTTCTCCCAGATCTTCGGCCCCGATGGAAAACCATTGTGCGAACCAATTGGAGCGGGCGAAGAAGGAATTCTCCAAGCCGATATATCTCTGGGCGATATCACCAAGGCCAAAATATTCCTTGATGTCGCCGGCCATTATGCTCGACCGGACATGCTGAGTCTCCTAGTCAACCCGCCAGTTGCCAAGCATGTTACAATAATGGAGAAATAG
- a CDS encoding fungal specific transcription factor domain-containing protein produces MKAKQGCWTCKQRKIGCDRDLPVCHNCTRTGRQCLGYGLRLLWPDRHDGRRKDSGFVVYEPPENPLEASKNYGRHFLNVNHNDVASSLDPSSYNALIARTVSKPTRTLNLYPTMVGQDALFMSYYESVIAPMISTTQVTNGFRTDLVQMVLSRGDSATKALWNSMMAVAAFHRSGSEAALTYKTNAVRYLSASLTPGHETSNIDLNQTQFAASMMLCIYSVFDETDGHWTTHLDGAKYMLEGLYPEHRRHIKADFLFTWFLYHEVLACFSQPMRQAHNCIDVLFLLGASNCDATLILGALGCSLETIAIIHRVNKFRIAIIQKEIDPLSPKLIQQRFELEHTLHNLVQRLDPDEEAGEAPARRTRILATAELYRIGTILYLLHVIPLPGDDEQKATYLEEVFDILERLGVATSPWPIFMVACECQTDEQRIRILRILDLMNNVRNIGNIRVMRNLIETCWKHYDLQADSTYLHRTKWWEFVNYETAVPWFI; encoded by the exons ATGAAGGCCAAACAAGGCTGCTGGACATGTAAAC AGCGGAAAATAGGGTGTGACAGGGATCTGCCTGTGTGCCACAACTGCACTCGCACGGGCAGACAATGTTTGGGTTACGGTCTCCGTTTGCTGTGGCCGGATCGCCATGATGGCCGGCGAAAAGACAGCGGCTTCGTAGTTTATGAGCCGCCGGAAAACCCGCTGGAGGCGTCCAAGAACTATGGCCGGCATTTCCTCAATGTCAACCATAACGATGTGGCCTCGTCGCTGGACCCGTCTTCTTACAATGCGCTCATTGCGAGAACTGTCTCCAAACCCACCCGAACTCTCAACCTCTATCCGACAATGGTCGGCCAAGATGCTCTATTCATGTCATACT ATGAGAGCGTTATTGCTCCGATGATTTCGACCACGCAAGTCACGAACGGCTTCCGGACCGACCTCGTCCAGATGGTGCTGTCACGGGGCGACAGCGCAACCAAAGCTTTGTGGAATTCTATGATGGCCGTTGCCGCCTTTCACCGCAGCGGTTCTGAAGCTGCTCTAACATACAAGACAAATGCCGTTCGCTATCTATCTGCTTCTTTAACTCCCGGACATGAAACAAGCAATATCGATCTCAACCAGACGCAGTTTGCTGCATCTATGATGCTTTGTATCTACAGT GTCTTCGACGAGACCGACGGCCACTGGACGACACATCTTGATGGTGCTAAATATATGCTGGAAGGGTTGTACCCGGAGCATCGAAGACACATTAAGGCAGATTTCCTCTTCACTTGGTTCCTGTATCACGAAGTGCTAGCATGTTTCAGCCAGCCTATGCGGCAAGCCCATAACTGCATCGATGTTCTTTTCCTATTGGGAGCGTCAAACTGCGATGCCACTTTG ATACTTGGCGCTCTCGGGTGCTCGCTGGAGACAATTGCAATAATTCATCGAGTGAATAAATtccgcatcgccatcatacaaaaagaaattgatCCGCTATCACCCAAACTTATCCAACAGCGATTCGAATTGGAGCATACACTACATAACCTTGTTCAAAGGCTCGATCCCGATgaagaggctggcgaggcCCCTGCAAGACGCACACGCATTCTGGCTACCGCAGAGCTGTATCGCATAGGAACCATTCTATACCTGCTACATGTTATCCCTCTCCCTGGGGACGATGAGCAAAAAGCGACCTATTTGGAAGAGGTCTTTGACATATTGGAGCGCTTGGGAGTGGCTACAAGCCCATGGCCTATATTCATGGTTGCTTGCGAATGCCAAACAGACGAACAGCGCATCCGGATTCTACGAATATTGGATCTGATGAATAATGTGAGGAACATCGGCAATATTCGGGTAATGCGCAATCTCATTGAGACTTGTTGGAAACACTACGATCTTCAGGCTGACTCAACGTACTTGCATCGTACGAAATGGTGGGAATTTGTCAATTATGAGACGGCAGTTCCCTGGTTTATTTAA